In the Ilumatobacteraceae bacterium genome, one interval contains:
- a CDS encoding WhiB family transcriptional regulator, producing the protein MTLLDITITDLADTEVDPAMDEPARSSFARCADGNGTLTHLFFSDDEFDIARAKAICGKCGLAPTCLDDALDRAEPYGVWGGQLLVEGVVVAIKRGRGRPPKHPKPVLVVDEVPVPPHLVA; encoded by the coding sequence ATGACGCTGCTCGACATCACCATCACCGATCTGGCCGACACGGAGGTCGATCCGGCGATGGATGAACCAGCCCGGTCGAGCTTTGCCCGCTGCGCCGACGGCAACGGCACGCTGACCCACCTGTTCTTCTCCGACGACGAGTTCGACATCGCCAGGGCGAAGGCGATCTGCGGGAAGTGCGGGCTCGCCCCGACGTGCCTCGACGATGCGCTCGATCGAGCCGAACCGTATGGCGTCTGGGGCGGACAACTCCTGGTCGAGGGGGTGGTCGTGGCGATCAAGCGGGGCCGCGGCCGCCCCCCGAAGCACCCCAAGCCGGTCCTCGTCGTCGACGAGGTCCCGGTGCCACCACACCTGGTGGCCTGA
- a CDS encoding WhiB family transcriptional regulator, with amino-acid sequence MNMIQLQAIDDTSVSTVQVARCADGNGTLTPLFFSDHVLDIARAKAICAKCALAESCLDEAIEREEPWGVWGGELLSGGRIVANKRPGGRPPKRPRPPVIVDELGVVENDDDPIPVA; translated from the coding sequence ATGAACATGATCCAGCTCCAGGCCATCGACGACACCTCCGTCTCCACCGTTCAGGTCGCGCGCTGCGCCGACGGCAACGGCACCCTGACGCCGCTCTTCTTCTCCGATCACGTCCTCGACATCGCTCGAGCCAAGGCGATCTGCGCCAAGTGCGCCCTGGCCGAATCGTGCCTCGACGAGGCGATCGAACGGGAGGAACCGTGGGGCGTCTGGGGCGGAGAACTGCTCTCCGGCGGACGAATCGTGGCCAACAAGAGACCCGGTGGCCGACCTCCCAAGAGGCCGCGGCCTCCGGTCATCGTCGACGAGTTGGGCGTGGTCGAGAACGACGAC